In Alicyclobacillus macrosporangiidus CPP55, a single window of DNA contains:
- a CDS encoding NAD-dependent epimerase/dehydratase family protein, which translates to MRILIAGGDGFCGWPTALYFSERGHEVAIADSMIRRKWDEELGTQSLTPIASLEERVRAWKEITGKDIRVFVGDLTHYDFVESVFRQFEPEAIVHYAEQRSAPYSMIDREHAVFTQVNNVVGTLNVLYAIKEIAPECHLIKLGTMGEYGTPNIDIEEGYIRIQHKGREDVLPYPKQPFSFYHLSKVHDSHNIMFACKAWGIRATDLNQGVVYGLWTEETKRDERLYNRIDYDGVFGTALNRFCIQAAVGYDLTVYGKGGQTRGFLDIRDTLQCVELAALHPADRGEFRVFNQFTEQFSVLELAERVQQVARTMGIEAKIAHLENPRVEKEEHYYNAVHTKLLDLGLKPHLLSDDLIRELIETARRYQDRVDFNVIAPTAKWR; encoded by the coding sequence ATGAGAATTTTGATCGCCGGGGGCGACGGGTTCTGTGGGTGGCCGACCGCGCTCTATTTTTCGGAACGCGGACACGAGGTGGCGATTGCGGATAGCATGATCCGCCGCAAATGGGACGAGGAACTGGGAACTCAATCGCTCACGCCGATTGCTTCGCTAGAAGAACGGGTACGGGCCTGGAAGGAGATTACCGGAAAAGACATCCGGGTGTTCGTCGGAGACTTGACCCATTATGATTTTGTGGAAAGTGTCTTCCGGCAGTTTGAGCCGGAGGCCATTGTGCACTATGCGGAGCAACGGTCGGCGCCGTATTCCATGATCGATCGCGAACACGCCGTGTTCACCCAAGTGAACAACGTGGTCGGCACACTCAACGTATTGTATGCCATCAAGGAGATTGCGCCGGAGTGCCATCTCATCAAACTCGGGACGATGGGGGAGTACGGGACTCCGAACATCGATATCGAGGAAGGATACATACGCATTCAGCACAAGGGGCGGGAGGACGTCCTGCCGTATCCAAAACAGCCGTTTTCGTTCTATCACCTGTCGAAAGTCCACGACAGCCACAACATCATGTTTGCCTGCAAGGCGTGGGGCATTCGCGCCACCGATCTAAACCAGGGCGTCGTCTACGGTCTGTGGACGGAGGAGACCAAGCGAGATGAGCGCTTGTACAACCGGATCGACTACGACGGGGTGTTTGGGACCGCGCTGAACCGCTTCTGCATCCAGGCGGCGGTGGGATACGACCTGACGGTGTACGGCAAGGGCGGACAGACGCGCGGATTCCTCGACATCCGGGACACCCTGCAGTGCGTGGAACTGGCCGCTCTGCACCCGGCCGATCGCGGCGAGTTCCGCGTGTTCAACCAGTTCACGGAGCAGTTCTCCGTGCTGGAGTTGGCGGAGCGGGTACAGCAGGTGGCTCGGACGATGGGCATTGAGGCCAAGATCGCCCACCTCGAGAATCCGCGCGTCGAAAAAGAGGAGCATTATTACAACGCCGTGCACACGAAACTGCTCGACCTCGGCCTGAAGCCGCATCTGTTGTCGGACGACCTCATCCGGGAGTTGATTGAGACCGCCCGCCGCTATCAGGATCGGGTGGACTTTAACGTGATTGCACCGACCGCCAAGTGGCGCTGA
- the recG gene encoding ATP-dependent DNA helicase RecG, giving the protein MLDSLPVTWVAGVGQAKAKALQDLGIVTVGDLLHHFPVRYEDRRILTLEAQASSDKVTVRAVVEGMATVRWQNRRSLLRARLLVDGRHRVTGLWFNQPYLKEKLTDGRVVIVSGKFDPARRTLVVSHTDFGSGDSGRYGRWAPVYRASQAISSAQLQTLIERAMEQYDDQVEELLPQALTQRYRLCTHAQALRWMHRPDGEEALKQARRRLVFEEFLCFQLQLQWTRYRREGNTDGTGRDVPEDAFRVFENSLPHPLTAAQRRVCLQILDRLQRPSPMNLLVQGDVGSGKTWVALWAVYAMARAGGQSALMAPTEILAEQHFREAVARLEPLGLRVGLVTGSTPNKVRQERVAQLARGEMDLVVGTHALLTGDVQFRDLGLVITDEQHRFGVQQRAGLRQKGGRPDVLLLSATPIPRTLAMAIYGDIDVGVLDELPAGRKPIVTRWLPLAQEDRAIRLVRRELAAGRRAYVVAPLVEDSEQLGDVASATQLASRLSDAFAGYSVGLLHGRMSSRDKDEVMRAFVDGRLQVLISTTVIEVGIHVPEATVMMVYHAERFGLAQLHQLRGRVGRGRWQSYCILLSDAEGEMARRRLETLVETQDGFVIAERDLELRGPGELFGVRQSGLPEFMVGDLTRDFRVMEVARDEAVRAMESGDFWLLPSWRPLREHLQRQMQAAPVRD; this is encoded by the coding sequence ATGCTGGATTCGCTACCGGTGACATGGGTGGCGGGCGTCGGGCAGGCGAAGGCCAAGGCACTGCAGGATCTGGGTATCGTGACCGTGGGCGACCTGTTGCATCACTTTCCCGTCCGGTATGAGGACCGGCGGATTTTGACCCTGGAAGCGCAGGCGTCCTCCGATAAGGTCACCGTCCGCGCCGTGGTCGAAGGGATGGCGACGGTGCGGTGGCAGAACCGGCGGTCGCTCCTGCGGGCGCGCCTGCTCGTCGACGGGCGCCACCGCGTGACCGGGCTGTGGTTCAACCAGCCCTACCTGAAAGAAAAATTGACCGACGGGCGCGTGGTGATTGTCAGCGGGAAGTTCGACCCCGCACGGCGGACGCTCGTCGTGTCGCACACCGATTTCGGCTCGGGGGACTCAGGCCGATACGGGCGATGGGCGCCGGTGTACCGGGCGTCGCAGGCCATCTCCTCTGCTCAGCTGCAGACCCTCATCGAACGGGCGATGGAACAGTACGACGATCAGGTCGAGGAGCTGTTGCCGCAAGCCTTAACACAGCGCTACCGGCTGTGCACCCATGCCCAGGCGCTGCGCTGGATGCACCGTCCGGACGGGGAGGAAGCCCTGAAGCAGGCGCGCCGTCGTCTGGTGTTCGAGGAGTTTCTCTGTTTCCAATTGCAGCTTCAGTGGACGCGCTACAGGCGCGAAGGCAACACGGACGGAACGGGGAGAGATGTCCCGGAGGACGCTTTCCGCGTCTTTGAAAACAGCCTTCCGCATCCCCTGACGGCGGCTCAGCGCCGCGTCTGTCTGCAAATTCTCGATCGCCTGCAGCGGCCGTCGCCGATGAACCTGTTGGTCCAGGGGGACGTGGGGTCGGGCAAGACCTGGGTGGCTCTGTGGGCGGTTTACGCCATGGCGCGAGCGGGCGGGCAGTCCGCCCTGATGGCGCCCACGGAGATCCTCGCGGAGCAGCATTTTCGTGAGGCGGTCGCCCGATTGGAACCTCTCGGGTTGCGGGTGGGTCTCGTGACCGGGAGCACCCCGAACAAGGTTCGCCAGGAACGGGTGGCGCAGTTGGCCCGCGGCGAGATGGACCTGGTGGTCGGAACGCACGCGCTGTTGACAGGCGACGTACAGTTTCGCGACTTGGGACTCGTGATCACGGACGAACAGCACCGCTTTGGCGTGCAGCAGCGAGCGGGACTGCGGCAGAAGGGGGGGCGGCCCGACGTTCTGTTGCTGTCGGCAACCCCCATTCCTCGCACGCTCGCCATGGCGATCTACGGAGATATCGACGTGGGTGTGCTGGACGAATTGCCCGCGGGCCGAAAACCCATTGTCACCCGATGGCTGCCGCTGGCCCAGGAGGACCGCGCCATCCGTCTCGTACGGCGGGAATTGGCGGCGGGGCGGCGGGCGTACGTCGTGGCGCCACTCGTCGAAGACTCGGAACAGCTCGGGGATGTCGCTTCGGCCACGCAACTGGCCTCCCGCCTCTCTGACGCCTTCGCTGGGTATTCGGTCGGACTGCTGCACGGACGGATGTCGAGCCGGGACAAGGACGAAGTCATGCGGGCCTTCGTCGATGGGCGCCTGCAGGTGTTGATCAGCACGACCGTCATCGAGGTCGGCATCCACGTCCCCGAGGCCACGGTGATGATGGTGTACCACGCGGAGCGGTTCGGACTCGCGCAGCTCCACCAGCTGCGCGGACGGGTCGGGCGCGGCCGGTGGCAGAGCTACTGCATCCTGTTGTCGGATGCCGAAGGGGAGATGGCCAGGCGGCGGCTCGAGACGCTGGTGGAGACCCAGGACGGCTTCGTGATCGCCGAACGCGATCTGGAACTGCGCGGCCCAGGCGAACTGTTCGGCGTCCGGCAGAGCGGGTTGCCGGAGTTTATGGTGGGCGATCTGACACGGGACTTCCGCGTCATGGAGGTGGCCCGGGACGAGGCGGTACGGGCCATGGAGAGCGGGGACTTTTGGCTGTTGCCGTCTTGGCGTCCCCTGCGCGAACACCTGCAGCGCCAGATGCAGGCCGCCCCTGTCCGCGACTGA
- the asd gene encoding archaetidylserine decarboxylase (Phosphatidylserine decarboxylase is synthesized as a single chain precursor. Generation of the pyruvoyl active site from a Ser is coupled to cleavage of a Gly-Ser bond between the larger (beta) and smaller (alpha chains). It is an integral membrane protein.), protein MRRALARWTLGALPKRTLTACVGRVSRSRWSRHLIPLYIRYYGIDCRDLERPPQTYDNLLEFFCRRLKSGARPVAGEGIVSPVDGTVSCLGRIREGSLLQVKGCTYTLAALLGDAQDAEQFQGGDYITLYLSPRDYHRVHMPLPGVIQGWRYIPGNLYPVNPAGVRSIPGLFTKNERLITYVHTAIGRFVVVKVGATIVGSIRTRYGPGYRGPVQRRTLRVESGSASLRLDRGEEMGRFELGSTVILVFEPGMVGAFRVHPGQWVRMGQVIATTV, encoded by the coding sequence ATGAGACGGGCACTCGCGAGATGGACCCTTGGCGCGCTGCCGAAGCGCACCCTGACGGCGTGCGTCGGGCGGGTGTCACGCAGCAGATGGAGCCGGCATTTGATCCCGTTGTACATCCGGTACTACGGGATCGATTGCAGGGATCTGGAGCGCCCGCCACAGACGTACGACAACCTGCTGGAATTTTTTTGCCGCCGACTGAAGAGCGGGGCGCGTCCTGTCGCTGGGGAGGGCATCGTCTCTCCGGTGGACGGGACGGTCAGCTGCCTCGGCCGAATCCGGGAAGGCAGCCTGCTGCAGGTCAAAGGATGTACGTATACGTTGGCGGCATTGCTCGGGGATGCACAGGATGCCGAACAGTTTCAGGGCGGGGATTACATCACGCTCTACCTGAGTCCCCGCGACTATCACCGCGTCCACATGCCGCTGCCGGGCGTCATCCAGGGTTGGCGCTACATCCCGGGCAACCTGTATCCGGTCAACCCGGCCGGGGTCCGCAGCATTCCGGGGTTGTTCACCAAGAACGAGCGGTTGATCACGTATGTGCACACGGCCATCGGGCGGTTTGTGGTCGTGAAAGTCGGCGCCACCATCGTCGGCAGCATCCGAACCCGATATGGCCCGGGATACCGTGGGCCCGTCCAGCGGAGAACGCTCCGCGTGGAGAGCGGATCCGCCTCGCTGCGATTGGACCGCGGGGAGGAGATGGGCCGGTTTGAACTGGGTTCGACGGTGATCTTGGTGTTCGAACCCGGGATGGTGGGTGCATTTCGGGTTCACCCAGGCCAATGGGTCCGCATGGGCCAAGTGATCGCCACCACGGTGTGA